The Deltaproteobacteria bacterium sequence CAGATCACAGGAAGTTACCACCACTTCTTCTTTATTTTCACTTCCCATTTTCAAAACACGTCCCAGAGGATCGGCAACAAAAGAGGTCCCCCAAAAATTAAGATGATCTTCCGTCCCAACACGATTCACCGCCGCCACAAAAACATTATTGGCAATAGCATGACTGCGTTGAATAATTTGCCAAGCCTCTTGTTCCGCCTTGTTAATATCTTTGGGGCCCGCAACCTGAAAACCAATGGCGGTGGGATAAAAAATAATTTCGGCACCTTTTAATGCCAAAGCCCTCGCGCCTTCGGGGTACCACTGATCCCAGCAAACCAAAACGCCAATCGTTCCAAATTTTGTTTTGAAAACAGGATAACCCAAATCTCCCGGAGAAAAATAATAACTTTCTCCATAATAATGTTCCGGATCATCGGGAATATGCGTCTTCCGATATTTTCCCAAAAATTTTCCATCGGCATCAAATACCACCGCCGTGTTGAAATATTTTTTTTCTTTCGTCT is a genomic window containing:
- a CDS encoding carbon-nitrogen hydrolase, with protein sequence MSSVNLGLIQMRCSTEPKANFSKAEASIARAVQQGAQIVCLSELFASLYFCQTQDPKFFELAEAIPGLSTDLLSQWAKKFKIVLVASLFEKTKEKKYFNTAVVFDADGKFLGKYRKTHIPDDPEHYYGESYYFSPGDLGYPVFKTKFGTIGVLVCWDQWYPEGARALALKGAEIIFYPTAIGFQVAGPKDINKAEQEAWQIIQRSHAIANNVFVAAVNRVGTEDHLNFWGTSFVADPLGRVLKMGSENKEEVVVTSCDLNFIKEVRKDWPFLDCRRTDVY